The stretch of DNA CTGGCTGTTGAAGTCGTTCAGCACGGCCATGAGCTCGTGCATGTTGTGTTCCTGCGAGCCTTCGCGCACCATCAGGTGCATGCCCTTGCGCAGCTTCTCACGGGCTTCCTCCACGGTGGAGGTTTCGTGGTCGCTGGCAGGGCCGCCGATGATGTAGGCATTCAGGTCCTTGCCCTGCAGCAGCGGGGCGTGGCCGTCTATGACGCGGCCGCGTGCGGCTTCCAGTTTGGCAAGCACACCGGCATCGCGGAACAGCACGCCGGGGTAGTTCATCATCTCGGCAAGGCCGAGGATGCGGTCGGGGTAGCGGTCCAGAAAATCTCGCACATGTGCATCCGTCAGCACCGCGCCGGAGGTTTCCATGTGTGTGGCAGGCACGCACGAGGGCATCATCACGAACACGGAAAGCGGCAGGTCTTTGCTCACCGCAAGCATGTATTCAATGCCTTCCGCGCCCATGACGTTGGCAATTTCGTGCGGGTCGCAGATGACTGCGGCGGTGCCGTGCGTTGCGGCGGCTTCCGCAAAGCGGGGCGGTGCCAGCAGGGTGGACTCGATATGGATGTGTCCGTCAATGAGGCCGGGCACGCAGTAGCGTCCTTTGCCATCCACAACGGTTTTGGCTTCATATTCCTCAAAACCGATGATCACGCCGTCGCGTACTGCGATGTTGGCGGGATGAATCTCGCCGGAAAGCACGTTCACCAGTTGAACGTTGCGTACCAGCAGGTCGGCGGGTTCTTCGCCGCGTGCGGCGCAAATAAGGGTCTTGAGTTCGGTCATGATCAGCCCTCCCGGCTGAATGGAACGCCGAGCGCAGCCGGAGCGGCCCCGCGTCCTTGTGTACGGTCAAGTCGCATCACCACGATGAGTACCAGTATTGTAGCAAGATAGGGGAACATGCGCAGCACGTTTATGGGAATAAGTTCCACGCCCGTCGCCTGAAAGAAGAATTGCAGCGCGGTCAGCCCGCCGAAAAGCAGTGCACCGAGAAAGGCGCGCAAGGGGTACCATGTGGCGAAGATGACCATGGCAATGGCTATCCAGCCCTGTCCCATGGTCATGTTTTCCTTCCAGCCCGGCGTGTAGGCCAGCGAGAGATAGGCACCGCCAAGACCCGCCATGCAGCCGCCGAAAACCGTGCAGCCGTAGCGGATGGCGGCCACGTTCACGCCCACGGCGTCTGCAGAGGCGGCGTCCTCGCCCACGGCGCGGATTTTGAGGCCCAGCCGGGTGCGGAAGAGCAGCCATGCGCCCAGCGGTACGAGGATGTAGGCAAGATAGACCAGCGGCGTCTGCTTGAAGAAAATGTCGCCGATGACCGGAATATCGCTGAGGTATGGCACCACGTAGACCTTCATGCGCAGCGCGGCCTTGCCGATGTAGGCACGGCCGAGAAAGCTGGAAAGGCCCGCGCCGAGGATGGTCAGCGCAAGGCCGGAAAGGGTCTGGTTAACCCGCAGGGTGATGGCAAAAAAGGCGTGCAGCAGGGCCAGCAGGCCGCCGACAGCCATGCCGCCGAGTGTGGCCAGCACGGGGTTGCCGGTGGCGGAACCGGCGGCAACGCCTGCCAGTGCGCCCATGAGCATCATGCCTTCCACGCCGAGGTTCAGCACGCCGCTGCGTTCGGCGTAGATTTCGCCGAGGGCGGCAAAGCATACGGCCACGGAGGATTTCATGGCGATTTTGGCTATGAAGGTAAAGTCGTCGAGCATTTGAGTATCCTCATGGGGAGAATGGGTAGGGGGTGAGGGGGCTTGGGGGGCCTTTCACCGACTACAACAAGTCGTATCCAGTTATTCCTTTTGCCGCCTTCCGCGGGACCAGAAAGGGCCTCAGCCGGGGCTGCGCCCCTCAGCAAGGCCCTCTCTGGACTCTCCCTGCCTCGCCCCGCTTAAGTCAGCAGTCGTTGAGAGCAGGATTGTCCTGCCGTGAAAGCGAAGCGCTTTCAATCGGCATGGGAGGCTTGGCCGGAGCCGTGCTGTTCAAAATTCAGAGTGCCGTTTCTCTTCCGGTAAGCCGCTATCGGCAGGAAGAGGCTGTATGTTGTCGCTGTCGGGGTTTCCAAAGGGCATCATGCCCTTTGGCCGCCGGAGGCACCTTAATTGTGCTTAATCTCGGCGATTTGCCTATCTCGCCACTCACGGAGTGTTTGGTTGCCGAAGGCAAACTTTCCATGCATAACAGCTTAACATCACTAACGAAAAAATAAAAAATCTTATCCCTGTTAGTCCATTGCCGCCTATACGGCCTTTCTGCCGGCCCATTTGATGTGGTAGCGGCTGATGGTCTCGCTGAGCAGAAAGCCGAAGAGCAACGCACCTTCGAGTATGCGGCTGATGGATGCGGGTAGTTGCATGGCCGTGGCGAGCTGTTCGCCGCCTACGATGAAGACGCCGAGCAGCAGGGCACAGAAGGGGACGAGGCGCGGCTGCAAAGCGGCGAGGCAGGCGACGATGATGCCGTCGTAGCCGTAGCCGGAGGCAAAGCCGTCCTGCAGGCGGTAGTGTATGGCCGCAGCTTCTCCCATGCCAGCAAGACCGGCGAGCGCACCGCTCAGGCCCATGACCAGCAGAGTCTGGCGGGGTACGTTAAGCCCTGCATAGGCTGCAGCCTTTGGGCCGTTGCCGATGATGCGGACAGAAAAACCCCATTTGGAGCGGGAAAGCAGGTAGTGGAAGGCGATGACCAGCACCAGCGCGAGCAGCAGGCCGAGATGGATGCGCGTATCACCGAAGCGTGGCAGCATGGCAGCGGGCGGAAACAGCGGCGTGCCGGGGAACCCCATGCCGTTGGGGTCGCGCCACGGGCCGTAGTACAGGTGCTCCATCATGATGATGGCCACATAGTTGAGCAGCAGGGTGGTGAGAATCTCGCTCACATTGCCCCACACCCGCAGGCAGGCAGGAACGAGTGCCCACAAAGCGCCGAACAGCGCACCGCACAGCACAACGGCAGGCAGAAGCAGCGGGGCGGGCAGCACGGGGCCGAGATACATGACAGCACCGGCGGCGCCTATGCCCCCCATGACAAACTGGCCTTCACAGCCGATGTTCCACAGCAGCATGGTGGCGCACAGGGCCACGGCAAGGCCGGTCAGGGTGAGCGGAATGGCCTTGACCACCACCTCGGAAAGACCGAATCCCGAGCCGAGCGCCCCCTTGAACATGGCCGCATAGGCCGCAAAGGGGTTGGCACCGTAACCGGCCATGACAATGGCTCCCGCAACAAGGGCGGTGCCGAGCGCAATGGCGGCGGTGAGCAGGCCTTCATGCTTCAGGCGGGTATGACGTTTTTCAAGCAGCAGCATTGTGTTTGTCCATGTACCGGCAGCAAATTCCGGCTTGGGTTCCGGCTGATGTCTCAGCCCTGCACCGTGCCAGCCATGAGCAGGCCGATGCGTTCCACGCGCTCTGCGTCGCGTGTGTCGATAATATCCAGAAGCCTGCCACGGAACATCACGCCTATGCGGTCGGACAGGGAAAGGGCCTCTTTCAGGTCGCCGGTGACAATGAGCACGCCGGAATGTTCCCGCTGTGCCAGAATCGCGGCCCACACGTCTTCCGTGGCCTTGATATCCAGCCCCTGTGTGGGCTGTTCGGCAATGAACAGGCCGGGGTTGCGTGCCATTTCGCGGGCCAGAAGCAGCTTTTGCAGATTGCCACCGGAAAGTGAGCCTGCCAGCGTGGCCGTGTTGTGCGTGACGATGTTGAAGCGGTTTATGGCCTCGCGGGTTTCCTGCTCCATGCGTTCCGCATCCAGCCACGGGCCGTCGCCTGCCGCATCGCGGCGGGTGAGGAAAAAGTTCTCGCGCAGTCCCATACCGGCAATGCTGCCTATGTGGTGTCTGTCTTCCGGCACATAGGCTATGCCTCCGGCGTTCTGCCTGTCGCGGGATGCGTGCCATTCGCGCGCAGAAAATTCGCGGCCCATGAAGGCCACGCTGCCCGATGCGGCAGCGACCGTACCGGCCACGGCTTCCGCAAGGGCTTCCTGCCCGTTGCCGGCCACGCCCACAATAGAGAAGACCTCGCCCTTGCGCACGGCAAAGCGGATATCCTCAAAGGCGGGACTGCTCAGGCCGCGTGCCTCGAACACTGTTTCCCCAAGAGGGATGTCCGGCTTGTCCACCCGCAGCACCAGCTCGCGGCCGACCATGAGGCGGGCCAGCTCAAGCTTGTTGTTGATCTTGCAGGGTTCGGTCTGCGCAACGATGCGTCCGCGCCGGAGTATGGCAATGCGGTCTGCAGCGCTGAGCACTTCTTCCAGCTTGTGGGTGATGAACAGAATGCCGCGACCGTCCGCCTTGAGCTTGCGGAAGACCTCAAACAGGCCTTCCACCTCCGGCTGGGCAAGCACGGCCGTGGGTTCGTCAAAGATGAGTATGCGGGCGTCCTGCACCAGCAGCTTAAGAATTTCCACCCGCTGCCGTTCGCCCATGGACAGATCGCGGATGCGCGCCCTGGGATCAACCTGCAGGCCGTAGCGTTCTGCCAGCTCGGTTATACGTGCGGTGACGGTGGCAAGGGTGTGGCGCTTTTCGTCCTTCATGCGTGCGGCATCGGCGGCGAGCAGAATGTTCTCCGCCACAGTGAGTGGGCCGATGAGCATGAAGCGCTGATACACCATGCCTATGCCGCGTTGCAGCGCCTGCGCGGGCGATGTGAAGTGCACGGGCCGACCGTCCAGCCGCAGCTCGCCCTCGTCGGGCCGGTAGCGGCCCGCGATGACGGACATGAGGGTGGACTTGCCTGCGCCGTTTTCGCCGAGAATGGCCACAATCTGGCCTGCGTGCACGGTCAGGTCCACGCCGCTGTTGGCGAGCACCGGGCCGAAACGTTTGGCAATGCCCACGCATTCGAGCAGGGGCAGGGCGCGTTCCGGTGTTACCGTACAGGGCGGCTTCACGGCTTCGTCGTTCATGCTATGCGGTCTCCAGTATCGGCTTGGGCAGCACGCCCACGGAATGGACGGACGCGGGCAGCAGAGGAGACTGCTCGCCCTCGATGGCGGCGCAGAAAATGGCGCTGATGGTGGGCGCGGGCAGCTGCTTGAGGCGCATGACCTCTTCGAGCAGGTCGGCCAGACTGAAAATGGTGCCGCCGGTGGAAACCACGTCATCCAGCAGGATGAAGCGCTTGCCGCGTGCCAGCAGGTTCATGTCGCGTTCATACAGGGCAAGGAACTTGCCGCCGCTGGTGATGGAGGATGCACCGATCTGCAGCACGGGTCGGCGGTCGGCCTCCATGTGGGGCTTCACGCGGTTGTAGGCCACGGCCATGGCTTCAAGGCCAAGCTCTTCGGCCACTACCTGTGCCAGTTGCAGGCCTTTTTCCACCACGGTGAGCAGCACCACGTCGGTAAGATCACCCACCACGTCACGTATTTTCTTTGCCAGCAGCACGCCGATGTCGCGGTTCAGGCGCACCTGACCCACAAGGTTGAGCGAGGCAATCTTCAGAATTTTGCCGTCGGCGGGTACGCGCACCAGCGGCAGTTCCACCGCGTAGGGCAGGCCGGGTACTTCCCAGCGGTATTTCTCACCGGAATCGAGTCCCTGTAATACGTCCATCAGTTATCTCCATGTGGTTCCGGCGGGCAGCGCTCCGGCTGTCCGGTTGGAGGAAGGGGTTGCAATGACGAATTTCGGGCCGTGCAGGTTGACGCATACGGGAGCGGTCCGCACCGGCGTGTGTCCGGTTTGCGGCAGACGAGCGGCCTGTTCCTGCTTCCTCTTGAAAACAAAACCTCCGGGCCGCGGTGCGACCCGGAGAGTATACACGAAAAACCGTGAGGAGAAACCTATTGCGGGATGCTGCCGCTCACGCCCTCGATGAGGTACATCATGCTGAGCAGGTCGCCGTCGGTGGCCTGAGAACCGGCAGGGATGGTGACCTTGCCGGACTGATCCACAACGGGACCGGCGAAGATGTGGTCTTCACCCTTCTGCAGCTTGGCCATTTCGGCATTCACCTTGGCCTGCACGTCGGCGGGCACTGCCTTGTTGAAGGGAGCAAGGCGCACGCCGTCCTTGTCAAAGCCGCCCCAGTAAGCCTGTGCCTTCCAGGTGCCGTCGATGACGGACTTGATGGTGGCTACGTAGTAGGGGCCCCAGTTCACCGTGGTGGAGGTCAGCACGCAGTCGGCACCGAACGAAGCTGCGTCCGTGCCGTAGCCGATGGCGGGAACGCCCTGAGAGCAGGCGGCAAGGGAGCTTTCGGGGGTGTCTGCCATCTGGCGGATAAGGTCATGACCGCGACCGGCAAGGGTTTCGGCAAGGGTGGTTTCCTTGATGGGATCTTCCCACGACTTCATCCAGACAACGGTGTTGACCTTCTTGGGGTCGAATTTCACACCGGCTTCCGTCAGGCCCTTCTTCAGGCCGATGGTGAAGGCGTTAATGCCACGGATGGGTTCGGGAATGGGGTGGGTAGCCACGGTGCCCACGTTCTTGAAGCCCATGAGACCGGCGGTGTAGCCTGCAAGGTATTCAGCCTGATAGAGGCGCACGAAATAGTTGCTGAGGTTGGCGGCCATCTTGTAGCCGGAGCAGTGTTCGAACTTGATGTTGGGGTATTCGGCAGCGACGCGCTCAATGGCGTCCATGTGCGGGAAGGAGTTGCCGAAGATGATGTCGTAACCCTGCTGAGCATAGTTGCGGATGACGCGCTCTGCATCCTGCGGACCCACGTTTTCGGTGATGGACAGTTCGATCTGGTCGCCGAGCTGTGCCTTCAGGTAATCAATGCCCTTGCTGTGGGCGGTGTTCCAGCCCCGGTCATCTACGGTGCCGAGCATGGCAAAGGCAACCTTTACCTTGGCGGCCTGCGCCATGGCGGGAAGCGCGGCGCATGCAAGCAGTGCCGCGGCCATAAGAACGGTGATAATACGCTTGATCATGGGTATGCTCCTCAGAATCACTGTAAGGTAAAAATGACCGGCAGGTTGATTGCTCACGCTTCCTTCCGGCGGCAAGGTTCTTTTTTCATCGAGGGGGGCGCTTGTCAAACATTCCCTGCCCTGCAAGGCATCTTTCACGCTTCGCAGGCGTTGCGGGAATTATTTATGCACATATCTTTACACCATCCTGTCGCGGTCGTAGATGATAGGGAGAACTTGCGCATGAGAAGGGAACTGCTTTCGCCAGCGGGAGTACCCGGTGGAATCTTGCCCCTGTTCCGGAACATGCGAGAAGTGTAAGGAGACTGATCATGAAAATGAAGAGTTTGGCTGCCATGAACGGCAGTGCGGCCCGAGCAGGCAGAACTGGTCGAGCTGGCAGTACAGCAAGGCTGCTTGCCTTGAGCGTGCTGGCGTTTGCCGTGCTGCTTGCCGGCTGCGTGGGCAGAACTGCCGGCTGGAACCCTGAGGCCCGTACCGTGGGCCTGTATTCACCTGTGGTTGTGGATGTTCCTGCGGAATACAGCCACGCCGGTACCCTGCGTGTCCGTGTGGTCGGGAAAGGGGACATCATGACCATGGTGCCTGTGGACACCATGGAATCGGAAGTCTTTACGGCACCGGACAAGGTGATGCTTGCCCAGCGTCTGATCAAGTTCGACAGATACTATCACTTCCGTTTTCTGGGTGGTGAAAAGGCCGAGGCATGGGGACGTACGTGGCGCACAGCCGACTATGTTCTCGATACCGCAGCTCCGGATGCCGAATTTGCCCAGTACATCGCTTACCTGAAGAGAACGGGTGTGACCCTGCCCCCCACGGTGCGGGTGCATATTCTTGACCGGCTGGCCGGTGATTTCATCCTGATGCGTGTCGTTACGCTTTCATACGGGGCGGCAGCAGGCGACATGACAAAGCTTGATCCCTTGCCGCCGTTCAGTAAGATGTATGATCAGGAGCAGCATTCCGATCCGGGCGATTTCCGTATCGCTCCGTGACCGACAAGAGTATTGTAAGTACACAGGCCGGACGCATGGCGGATAGAAACCGCTTTGCTTCCGGTCTTTTCATTTTGGTGAAGAGTATCGTGGCTGGCCGGAGCATGGTGGCAGAAACGAGAAAAGCCCTTGCGCGATGCGCAAGGGCTTTGTTCTCATGGTGCCTCGACACAGAGTTGAACTGCGGACACGGGGATTTTCAGTCCCCTGCTCTACCTACTGAGCTATCGAGGCAGGAAGGAAGCTCTATGTACAAGAAGCTCTTCTGCTTGGCAAGGAGTTTTTCCTTGTTTGATGAAGGCTTCCGGTTGTGCAAAGTGGTGCCTCGACACAGAGTTGAACTGCGGACACGGGGATTTTCAGTCCCCTGCTCTACCTACTGAGCTATCGAGGCACAACGAGAGAGACTGTTTAGAGAATGTCCGGCGGATTGGCAAGTCTTTTTTTACAAAGCCGCCAAACAGCCGTAACGGGCCGGAATCGTGTCATCTTGCAACGTGCCGGAGATATGGGAAAAAGGGCAGGCCGGTGGCCTTTGGTGCGTAATTTCCCTTATCCCTTCATAGCCTCAACCACGTCGGCGGGAAGCATGGTGCGCGCTGCGGTTTCTTCCACTGACATGCCGGAATCAAGGCAACGCCGTACAACAACCGGCATAGGCTCCGCAAGCTCCACGATGTAGTCGTCCGGATCTTTCACGCGAAAGCAGCGCTGGCCCCACGGTTGTTCGCGTATGCCGTGCACCACGGGAATATGCGCCTTGCTGAGTGCGTTCCATGCCGCATCAAGGTCGGTCGTTTCGAAATACAGCTCAAACAGCTCCAGCGCTTCGGGTGCTGGTGTTGACAGAGAACGGCTGCGTTCGTGGATCATGGCCGAAGCAGAGCCCTCATACCATATGGAGAACTTGCCCTTGTAGCTGACGTAGTTCTCAGCCACGCTGAACGCCACTTCCTGCTGCAGCAGTGTTTCGTAAAAATGGCGCGATGCGGGAATATTGCGCACGATGACGGCAGGGCCTTCGAATGTAAAGGACATGGGTGTTCCCTCCTTGCTTGGTGGTGTGAAGAGGCTGTTATCGCAAATCGGGCATGGTGTATTGAATAAATGCGACATGCTCATGCTCGCGTTGCAGCGCAGAAGGAGTGAGCCCGAAAAGGGACTGCATTTCGCGGACAAGGTGGGATTGATCGGCAAAACCGCATTCTGCCGCCACGCTGCTCCAGCGGACGGAGGCAGGGTTGTTCCTGAGAAGGTGCAGCACCTTGTGCAGACGCAGGATGCGGCAGAACTGTTTGGGAGAAAGACCCACATGGTGGGCGAAACTGCGCTCGAGCTGCCGTGTGCTTGTGCCCAGATGCGCTGCCGTGGCGGCGATATCGCGTGTGCCGCGGTCTGCTGCGAACAGGGAGACGGCGGCGTGCGCGAGCGGGTCGGCTTCTTTGATGGCGGTCAGCCGGTGAAGCAGGGCCTGTTCCAGGTGGGTTACAATGGGGCTCATGTTTGCCGGAGACAGCAGCAGGGCGTCTTCCAGTCGTGCGGCAAGGTCGGGCAGCACATCGTGCAGGGAGAGGCGCAGTTCGGTTGTTTCATGAACCGGAAGGCGCAGAAAGACTCCGGCTCCGGCAGGCCGGAAGCGGATGCCGAAAGACGTGCCCGGCGCTGTGTAGCCGATGATCATGCTCTGCCGCATGATGCCGGTGAGAAAGACGGCGGGGGATGACGCGGGGCGTGGGGCGCGGACGGGCGGCCTGTCGTGGCCGGTCTGATCGTGTTGGCCGACCTGGTAGGTCTGGCCGGTCTGGTCGGTGTGCCTGGACGGAACCTTCGGAATTGTGAGAGCGAAATAGTCTGTCGCGTCTCCCTGATGGCAAGGAACCTCGCTTGGCGGACCCGCCGGGTCGGCTTCCTGGTTAAATACAGGCGTGAGCACGCCGCCGGGGTCGAATACAACATCGACGCAGCCGTCCGGCACCACCCGCACCCTGGTGCTGTCGCTTATGTCTGCGTCCGTCCGCATGGACCAGTAGCACAGCACATAGGGCGCAAGCTGCGGGCAGGGGGCATACTGCCGGTAACGGCGGTCTGGTACTCTGCGGGTCAGGCTGCGTATGGCGATGTTTTCGTGCTGGTCGGGCATGGCGTCGGTTTCGTCCTGATAAGGGGCAGGCTGGGGGGCTGCACTGTCTGTATCTGGCCATTTCACCGCACTGCAGCGGTTTCAGCAAGCAGAAAGGCCGCCCTTGCAGGCGGCCTTTCGTATTTCCGGAGTGTCCGGCACAGGGCCGGTGTGCGGCTAGGCCGCGGGGATGTTGGCGATGATCTTTTCGCCGGCAGGGGAGTTGAGCACTTCCTTGAGCTTGGCAATAACCTGCGGGTCGTAGTGGCTCTGCTGGTCTTCCATGATTTCCAGCGCCGCAGCCACGGGCTTTGCAGGGCGGTATGAGCGGGGGCGCACAAGCGCGCAGAAGGCGTTGGTAAGGCCCAGAACCTTGGCGGCGGTCATGATATCGCCATCCTTCAGGCCCATGGGGTAGCCGCTGCCGTCAAGGCGTTCGTTCATCTGGTAGATGGCCTCCACTACGGGAAGGTCGAAGTCTATGTTCTTGAGCACATCGCGGGCGTGCTCCACATGACGTTCCATCTGTTCCTTTTCTTCATCCGTGAGCAGGCCGGGCTTGTTGAGAATGTCCTTGGGCACGAACATCTTGCCCACCTGCGAGAGGTTGGCGGCAGCCTCCACGGTGGCGATTTCCGTCTCGGTCATGCTCATGGCCTTTGCCACCTCTGCGGAAAGGGCGCACAGCATTCTGGTGTGGCCGCCCAGATACGGGTCGGTATGTTCGATGGTGTTTACCAGCGCTTCCACCGTCTGCTTGACGACCCGCTTGTTGCGGTCCTGCGCTTCCACGGCCTCGGTCACGTCGCGGAACACGGACACAATGCCGTCGCAGCGGTCGGCATCGCAGAAGGGTACCTTGGAAATCTGCATGTGGTACTTGCGTGACTGCAGGAAGAGCGTTTCGTTGATGGTGACGGACTGGCCGGAGAAGTGGACCAGTTCGTCCGACTTCTTCAGTCTGCGCGCTGTTTCAAAGCCGAATATGGCGGCATCGTCCAGCCCGATCATCTCTTCAAGAGGACGCCCCACGGCTGCGGCAAAAGCGGGGTTCACATACATGTAGGAACCGTCCGGTGCCTTGAGGGCGATAAAGTCCGTAATGGTGTTGTTGACGGAATCAAGCAGCAGGCGTTGATCGTCGATGGTATCTGCAAGCTGCTTGAACTTTTCGGCGGTCTGCTTGTTTTCAACACCGATGAGGAACCACCACAGGCCGCCAATGAGCAGCGCCAGCGCCAGCGTGACCAGCACCGCAATGATGATGATACTGCGGCTGTATGCAACAAAGACAGAGCGCGCCTTGGTGTAGTCGGCCTCCTGCATGATCCACCAGTCAATGGTGGGCAGTTTGTAGGCACTGGAATACGCTTCGCCCGTGCCGTCCAGCGAGGGGCGCACGCCAAAGGGAATGGCGTTGCTCTCGCCCAGGGTCTGGGGCAGCAGGGTGAGCTTGCGCAGCCCTTCGGGGAGCCATGGTGCCACCTCTTCAAAGGTGTCTCCGGTCCTCTGGATGAGGCGGGTTCGCAGGGTGCTGTCTGCCAGCGGAGAAGAGGCGATGAATTCGCCTATCTTGCCGGACACGATGCGTGACAGCATGAGCACGGCCACGGGAGCGTCCTTGCCTTCGGTGAACTGCGGAGGGAAGATGGGCAGGAACATGTCCAGCGTCAGGCCGTTGGTACCCATCCGTGCCGGAGCAAAGTGGGGACTCTTGGATGCCAGTGTGGCCTTCACATATTCCGCTTGCAGAGGTGACAGGGGCGTTGTGGCCGCATCCGTGGCAATGTAGGTCTGCCCCGAGGTGTTGATGATGCGGCCGGAGACAAAGCCCGCGTAGCTGGCAAATTCCGAAAGCAGGCTGCGCATCATGGGCAGTTGCTGTGCCAGCATGGAACCCTCGTCACTCTTGTTGCCGGGGGTGAGCAGGGGGGTAAGATCGTTGCCCAGCCCGTTCACCTCCATGGTGAAGAGCCGGAACATGTCGGCATTGATGAGCCGCTCTCCCTGTTCCGCAAGGCTGGCGAGCCATGTTTCAACAACTTCGGCCCTGCTGTGCGAAAGCAGCTCCTGCTGTCGGGCAAGGGTGGAGACAAGCTCCTCTTCTTCGCTGTTGATGCTGAGCATCGCGAGCGTTGTCGATGCCACGATGGTCATTGCGAGCAGGCATGCGCCGAAGAGGATGATCCTGCCTCTCATGACGCTGCCGGTCGCCTGTGTCGATGTTCTGGATTCTGCCATAGTCAACTCCGGAAT from Desulfovibrio subterraneus encodes:
- a CDS encoding ABC transporter permease, translating into MLDDFTFIAKIAMKSSVAVCFAALGEIYAERSGVLNLGVEGMMLMGALAGVAAGSATGNPVLATLGGMAVGGLLALLHAFFAITLRVNQTLSGLALTILGAGLSSFLGRAYIGKAALRMKVYVVPYLSDIPVIGDIFFKQTPLVYLAYILVPLGAWLLFRTRLGLKIRAVGEDAASADAVGVNVAAIRYGCTVFGGCMAGLGGAYLSLAYTPGWKENMTMGQGWIAIAMVIFATWYPLRAFLGALLFGGLTALQFFFQATGVELIPINVLRMFPYLATILVLIVVMRLDRTQGRGAAPAALGVPFSREG
- a CDS encoding ABC transporter permease, translating into MLLLEKRHTRLKHEGLLTAAIALGTALVAGAIVMAGYGANPFAAYAAMFKGALGSGFGLSEVVVKAIPLTLTGLAVALCATMLLWNIGCEGQFVMGGIGAAGAVMYLGPVLPAPLLLPAVVLCGALFGALWALVPACLRVWGNVSEILTTLLLNYVAIIMMEHLYYGPWRDPNGMGFPGTPLFPPAAMLPRFGDTRIHLGLLLALVLVIAFHYLLSRSKWGFSVRIIGNGPKAAAYAGLNVPRQTLLVMGLSGALAGLAGMGEAAAIHYRLQDGFASGYGYDGIIVACLAALQPRLVPFCALLLGVFIVGGEQLATAMQLPASISRILEGALLFGFLLSETISRYHIKWAGRKAV
- a CDS encoding ABC transporter ATP-binding protein: MNDEAVKPPCTVTPERALPLLECVGIAKRFGPVLANSGVDLTVHAGQIVAILGENGAGKSTLMSVIAGRYRPDEGELRLDGRPVHFTSPAQALQRGIGMVYQRFMLIGPLTVAENILLAADAARMKDEKRHTLATVTARITELAERYGLQVDPRARIRDLSMGERQRVEILKLLVQDARILIFDEPTAVLAQPEVEGLFEVFRKLKADGRGILFITHKLEEVLSAADRIAILRRGRIVAQTEPCKINNKLELARLMVGRELVLRVDKPDIPLGETVFEARGLSSPAFEDIRFAVRKGEVFSIVGVAGNGQEALAEAVAGTVAAASGSVAFMGREFSAREWHASRDRQNAGGIAYVPEDRHHIGSIAGMGLRENFFLTRRDAAGDGPWLDAERMEQETREAINRFNIVTHNTATLAGSLSGGNLQKLLLAREMARNPGLFIAEQPTQGLDIKATEDVWAAILAQREHSGVLIVTGDLKEALSLSDRIGVMFRGRLLDIIDTRDAERVERIGLLMAGTVQG
- a CDS encoding phosphoribosyltransferase family protein, producing the protein MDVLQGLDSGEKYRWEVPGLPYAVELPLVRVPADGKILKIASLNLVGQVRLNRDIGVLLAKKIRDVVGDLTDVVLLTVVEKGLQLAQVVAEELGLEAMAVAYNRVKPHMEADRRPVLQIGASSITSGGKFLALYERDMNLLARGKRFILLDDVVSTGGTIFSLADLLEEVMRLKQLPAPTISAIFCAAIEGEQSPLLPASVHSVGVLPKPILETA
- a CDS encoding BMP family ABC transporter substrate-binding protein, with amino-acid sequence MIKRIITVLMAAALLACAALPAMAQAAKVKVAFAMLGTVDDRGWNTAHSKGIDYLKAQLGDQIELSITENVGPQDAERVIRNYAQQGYDIIFGNSFPHMDAIERVAAEYPNIKFEHCSGYKMAANLSNYFVRLYQAEYLAGYTAGLMGFKNVGTVATHPIPEPIRGINAFTIGLKKGLTEAGVKFDPKKVNTVVWMKSWEDPIKETTLAETLAGRGHDLIRQMADTPESSLAACSQGVPAIGYGTDAASFGADCVLTSTTVNWGPYYVATIKSVIDGTWKAQAYWGGFDKDGVRLAPFNKAVPADVQAKVNAEMAKLQKGEDHIFAGPVVDQSGKVTIPAGSQATDGDLLSMMYLIEGVSGSIPQ
- a CDS encoding VOC family protein — its product is MSFTFEGPAVIVRNIPASRHFYETLLQQEVAFSVAENYVSYKGKFSIWYEGSASAMIHERSRSLSTPAPEALELFELYFETTDLDAAWNALSKAHIPVVHGIREQPWGQRCFRVKDPDDYIVELAEPMPVVVRRCLDSGMSVEETAARTMLPADVVEAMKG
- a CDS encoding helix-turn-helix domain-containing protein encodes the protein MKWPDTDSAAPQPAPYQDETDAMPDQHENIAIRSLTRRVPDRRYRQYAPCPQLAPYVLCYWSMRTDADISDSTRVRVVPDGCVDVVFDPGGVLTPVFNQEADPAGPPSEVPCHQGDATDYFALTIPKVPSRHTDQTGQTYQVGQHDQTGHDRPPVRAPRPASSPAVFLTGIMRQSMIIGYTAPGTSFGIRFRPAGAGVFLRLPVHETTELRLSLHDVLPDLAARLEDALLLSPANMSPIVTHLEQALLHRLTAIKEADPLAHAAVSLFAADRGTRDIAATAAHLGTSTRQLERSFAHHVGLSPKQFCRILRLHKVLHLLRNNPASVRWSSVAAECGFADQSHLVREMQSLFGLTPSALQREHEHVAFIQYTMPDLR
- a CDS encoding HD domain-containing phosphohydrolase, whose translation is MAESRTSTQATGSVMRGRIILFGACLLAMTIVASTTLAMLSINSEEEELVSTLARQQELLSHSRAEVVETWLASLAEQGERLINADMFRLFTMEVNGLGNDLTPLLTPGNKSDEGSMLAQQLPMMRSLLSEFASYAGFVSGRIINTSGQTYIATDAATTPLSPLQAEYVKATLASKSPHFAPARMGTNGLTLDMFLPIFPPQFTEGKDAPVAVLMLSRIVSGKIGEFIASSPLADSTLRTRLIQRTGDTFEEVAPWLPEGLRKLTLLPQTLGESNAIPFGVRPSLDGTGEAYSSAYKLPTIDWWIMQEADYTKARSVFVAYSRSIIIIAVLVTLALALLIGGLWWFLIGVENKQTAEKFKQLADTIDDQRLLLDSVNNTITDFIALKAPDGSYMYVNPAFAAAVGRPLEEMIGLDDAAIFGFETARRLKKSDELVHFSGQSVTINETLFLQSRKYHMQISKVPFCDADRCDGIVSVFRDVTEAVEAQDRNKRVVKQTVEALVNTIEHTDPYLGGHTRMLCALSAEVAKAMSMTETEIATVEAAANLSQVGKMFVPKDILNKPGLLTDEEKEQMERHVEHARDVLKNIDFDLPVVEAIYQMNERLDGSGYPMGLKDGDIMTAAKVLGLTNAFCALVRPRSYRPAKPVAAALEIMEDQQSHYDPQVIAKLKEVLNSPAGEKIIANIPAA